The Macaca thibetana thibetana isolate TM-01 chromosome 9, ASM2454274v1, whole genome shotgun sequence region gtgatccacctgtctcggcctcccaaagtgctgggattacaggtgcaagccactgcgcccagccgcttGAAAGTAATTTCATACACTATTTTACACAGTTTTGtgaatgaaacaaagtttgtatacaatgaaccatcagaaagcaaaagtGTCACCATCTCAGTCACACATGTGGACAATCTGTGGTTATCTTGCATCACCATCATTCCCGACTACGAATTTATATGCTACTGATAAGCAAACATTTTCTTGCATGTATTCACATGTGAGTACTTAACAGTAAAAAACATACCATACCAttaattcagttaaaaaaaaaagtgctccgGGAAATTAAGCAGCATAGTAGCACCACCAGAATACCGACATCAGCAGCTGGGGgggcctttttttccctttgggtcACTGAATTAACTGTGTCCTGTGTGCCTCTGTTTTGACTTCAACTGGTGAAccgtcacatgaggtcaggtgtggaattttccacttgtggtatCATGTCAgtgttcaaaatatttcaaatttttgagcctttcagatttcaaatttttggattatttggattagagaaatccaaataaGAAGGTACAGCTTAGCCTGTACCTAGTATGTGGCTTCTTCCATATTTGTGACAAGTTATTTGTGAAAATGACCCTCTACTATGGGAAGAGATCTCAAACATAATGTGCTTTCAGAAACAGATACAtcgtttttattgatttttttgagggccctttaacatcatttttttttttttttgtaaaatccattgtattttattttttgagacagggtctcactctgttgctggaatgcagtgtggtgcaatcacagctaactgtagcctcaatctcctgggctcaagtgatcttcctgcttcagtttcttgaatagctgggactacagaggcatgccaccatgcctggctatttttttttttcaagagatggtctcactatgttgcccaggctgctcttgaactaatgggctcaagtgatctgcctcagccacccaaagtgctgggattacaggtgtgagacaccacaccctgctgaaattcattttatttgaatgCTAAGAGTGGTAGTACAGTTTTTATACCATGTTTCTCACAACACACCAGAAATCCCAAAGCCATTCGGTGTACAAATCCTTTTGAGATGCTTGAGACAGtatagtctcgctctgtagcccaggctggagtgcagtggccggatctcggctcactgcaagctccgcctaccgggtttacgccattctcctgcctcagcctcccgagtagctgagactacaggcgcccgccacctcgcccggctagttttttgtattttttagtagagacggggtttcaccgtgttagccaggatggtctcgatctcctgacctcgtgatccacccgtctcggcctcccaaagtgctgggattacaggcttgagccaccgcgcccggcctactactAGCTGCCATCATGTCTAAAACCTGCAGGTTTCACAGATGACACTTCCAAAAGGGACTTGATAAAACACAATTCTcatataagaaaataagattttaggATCCTATATTGTTAGATATTTAACTGGAGGAGTTGCAGCTGAAAGAAGGTATAGGACATTTACCAGGTAAGTTTTTACAGGtaattttaaagaagtttcttttcaaatttctaaCACTTGTCTTAGTATCCGGTGTTTGAAagctcaaaaaaatattttacttcttttgctTCTCTTTGTGATTAGGCTGTACACTTCACTTCCTGGGACAGTGGAAGCTAAGAAATCCTAAGAGCAAATTAaagggatttttctcttttctttggccAAGAATATGGTTAAATCTGCCTGAATTCGATGAAGGTACAATGTAATTCTACTGCATACTGGttagatattttagaaaatatattcctttaaGAGCGTATGGAAGACAAAGAAGAATAGgattccaaaaaaaagaaaaagaatgaaagaatgaaagaatgaaagaaagaaggaaggaaggaaggaaggaaggaaggaaggaaggaaggaaggaaagaaagaaagaaagaaagaaagaaagaaagaaagaaagaaagaaagaaagaaagaaagaaagaaagaaagaaagaaagaaagaaagaaagaaagaaagaaagaaggaaagaaggaaagaaggaaagaaagaaagaaagaaggaaagaaaaagaaaggggataTTATAacaggtcaggcgtggtggcttatgcctgtaatcccagttactcagtggttgaggcacaagaatcgcttgaacccagaggtggaggttgcagtgagccgagatcccaccactgcactcccacctggatgacagaatagactctgtctcaacaacaacaaaaaagggatATCATAACAATATCTGGTGATACAAGTCTGAcagaataatttaaaaggaaatataacattaaaaatggtACTGTATGAAGGAATGGCTTTCCTCACCTTTTTGGACCTCCAACAACGGCAGTACACAGCTTTATCTCCCAAATCCTCCATGTCAAAAGCATGTACTATCTTGGGGTTGTCTTTCTGGATGTGAAGGTTTATCATAGCTTTATTTCGATGATCTTTAACATAAAATCTTTTGTAAGCTAGATAACCAATTGCAGCTGTCCCAGCAGCAATGGTAACTGCTGCGATCCATTCAACTAgagcagggaaggaaaaaaaataattatcaaaaccAAAATATACACTAATAATATCACATGAATGTTCAGAAAATCCAGTTTTTGAGTATTAAGCATCCTAATAGTCCAAGGCTTTTAATGTTAACAAAATGACCAGAAAACACTGGTATAATAGTCCTTTGTTATGACTTTCCCTGGCCCTTACTGAAGCAATTGTGTATTTTCTGCTGAGTGATGACAGCTACATTAAGAagaagaaacttaaaattattattttagagctggagttaaaaaaacccaaagctcaataatcatttaaaaagtgtttataagTAGATTTTAAATAACATGTGAACTTGCAGGTACctattgcttaaaaaaaagaaaaagccctgaaacataaaaattcagattacaaataacattttgttATGTTAACAAAATGACTCATTTGAGTTTAAATAGTAAGATCccttagtgatttttaaatgatttaatctACCAAAACTCAGTTGTAACTATTGCAGAAAGCTATAAGAGAAATGATacccaaagaaacaaacaaaataaaaccacccTTAATGTTAAACACTCAAAGGAATATATGTGGCAGGATTCCAGGTTTCAAAGTCATTCTGCATTCaaaaggcctttttaaaaaattttcaaagtgttttctcattaaaataaaaatcagaatgtactaacttcattttttgtagaaaacatGATTAATATAAGTATAGTTATATTCTCATTTAATAAATTCTAAATTTACTTTCctataaaattcattttgaatttaatGGCATTATTCTGCtttctaataataaaaactgtTTGACTAACAAGCCATCTAGTTATTCTTTTCAAGCAGCTTTTCAAGTCTTTAGAAACTCAAGGGCTTAACAACTACCCCAGCTCCAGGCAATGATGGAGAGAAGAAAGTTCTGCATAATCTGGTTAGCCTCAGCCTCAGAGGAGAGTTGTCTATTCCCAGCATGGAGTGGGCTGCAGGAAGAAGTTGAACAGGGGTCAGGATAAACACACTGGACTCCTTCCCAGCACTTCCTGAGTCAGATCTTCAGTGTTTGAAATAAGTTCCCAGACTATCAAATAAAACCCTAGAGAGATAAGTACAAAAAAAACACATTCCGAGgccaaataaaaacacataatgaATAATTAGTTGTATACTTTACTTGCACTATTGAGTCAAATTTCTTATTTCACCATACCTAATAGTACCTTACATAAAACTGGAGCTCAGTCTTCTAAAACTGTAATAGAAAGGATCATTCTCATCTCTTGTATCTTGGTcttcttttctagtttatttaataatttagacTTTATCTAAATTATTCCTGCATCTTGCTCATCTCGTAAGAGAGCATAATTTCCGCCTTTTCTGGTTTATCCTCGCTTTCTAATTAACGTGTtccttggattttattttcaacCACGGTAGTACTTTTCTTAACAAATTAATTTATACTGTTTTCCTTCCCATAACATTTCCATTCTTTCTTGCTATAATTCCCTAATAAACATTGACATTTCGTCTTTCCCAGGTCCTGCATGACTGAGAAGACAAGTTAATATATCATCTGACAGCTTCAAACCTTTGgcttcatcagaagacgtttttTAAGTAGGTACACATTATGTGTAGATTTATCTCAAATTTTAGTGCCACTTCATGGTATTACCCTGTGGTTATTGCAAGCAGGTCTGCAACTTTGCTATGACTTCTAGCTAGATTCATGATCTTCCTTTCTAATGTTATTTACCATGGAACTTTCTTGAGAAAACATTCCCTCTGCCAGGAGCTGTAGCAATCCACTTCTTAGCTAATGGAAAGCCACTCTGAATAGCTAATGTACCTATCACAAAATGGGCTAAAATGCTGCTTTGCATAGTATTGCACCATAACATTTGCTGAACATCGTCTTTAGTACAAACTTAAAGGGGGGCAATatcctaaaagaataaaataacttccTTAATGCTGTTGATTttagttatacttttctttttaggTGAATTATAAAGTACTTCATAACATATTTGTTGGGATGGTACCCACATATTGCAAAAAGTCCTGAGATCCAAAGAACTACAATTGGCTAGTATTAATTTGTTTCATGATCTAAAAAGAGAATACTATAGGAATTTCTACTTGAAACCCATCATGATAGGTGAAAACAATCTCTCCTAGTCATTAAAACATTCttcttgcattcttttttctcatataatttaCCAACTGCACCCACAGGTGACTTTTTTTAAGCTTTACCTCCCTTGGATTTTGTGATGGTGGGAGAGATGACAGAATAACTGACATGGAAAAGGGGTAACACCAAAGGCATCattgaaagaaatggaaactgaCTCCAGATCCCCAAGACTAGCTGCCCCATGGGGGCATCAAAACACACATGGGGAATCAAAACACACACTTTGTGCTCTACCCCCTACTCCCCAGCAAGGGTCACTTGTGACCCTGTGCAAATGTCACAGTACCATGTGTTCGAGCAAAATAGCTTTGTATTTGCTCTGAGGTTTTGAGAAAACAAttcccatttcttttattttttcccttcccaaATTCTAATTCTCTAATCTCATTAGGGACAAATGCAATAGTTctcagaagtttaaaaaaaaaatgttgctattTTATCATTTCATGACTGCAGCCTGAATCAGTCTTTTCTGGCAAAAAGCTGTGGATGCCACTGACAActctaaaggaaaaggaaattatacACAGACAGACGGATATTTCTGTTGGCACCTTTCAGATACTGGTTCAGACTTGGGATCTAGAAAAAATCTGGagcattctttgtttttctctttttttggagacagagtttctaCTGCCCAAGCTAGGGTATAGTGGCGGGATCCCGgcttcattgcaacctccaactcccaggttcaagggattctcctgcctcagcctcctgagtagctgggataacaggtatgcaccaccacacctggctaattttttgtattttttttttttttttttagtagaaacggggttttaccatgttggccaggctggtcttgaactcctggccgcaagtgatccaccaacttcggcctcccaaagtgctgggattagaggtgtgagccatggcactcaGCCCCTGAGCATTATTTCTGCCTCTTCTGGATtaccctcactttttttttttttttttgagatggagtcttgctctgttgcccaggctggagtgcaatggcacaatctcagctcactgcaacctccgcctcccgggttcaagcaattctcctccctcagcttcccgaatagctgggattacaggtgctcaccaccatgcctggctaatttttgaatttttagtagagacggggtttcaccatgttggccgggctggtcttgaactcctgacctcaggtgatccgcctgcctcggactcccaaagtgctgagattacaggcatgagccaccatgcccagccttcgcTTTTCTTTTCTATAGACATTTCTCAAGGAACAGTTAATTCCTGTAATTAGGTCAAACCCCACCCTACCAGACCTTGTGTAACCGTGCTTTGTATCTACACAAATACCATTAAAGATCACAAATGTTGAGAAAGGTAACACTtctaataatttctaaataatccTCCCATTTGCTTATTCTTCCATTGGCGTACTATTGTACAATACTtggttttctctttaaaattattcagagagagagaaaacatggaCTTGTTCCCAAACTCAACAGCCTTGTTTACAACCCaatctttggcttttttttttttttttaccgtgaGCATTATTTTGCTTTAACTTAGGAATCTCTCTCAGCTTCTTTTACCTTAGCCCCTTTTCTGCTCTAAACTGCCCTCTCCAGCCAACCATCAACTGCCATAGAATCATAatgtttctcctcttctgtcaggagagggggaggggagctgTGTTTAAACCTTTCCTTCCCTTAGATCTCCCATaggctggtaatttttttttttcacaaggcCTGGCATATAAGTGGTATTCAATAATGTTGGTTGAGTCAAAAGAAATAATGTATGACTACATTAAATTTGCAATTCCTATGTGCAATTTTTTTGTCCTTACACTGCATCGCTCTTACACTAAATGACTTATCTTTACCTTCTTCTTAACCTGCTGTATCAGGGTGTGGAATTTACTCTCTGATAcatatgttaaaaacaaacaaacaaaaaacttcaggcATATATAAGAAGCTatgtttaaaaaaactttattatggACCATTTCAGACACACAAAGGGAA contains the following coding sequences:
- the CISD1 gene encoding CDGSH iron-sulfur domain-containing protein 1, with protein sequence MSLTSSSSVRVEWIAAVTIAAGTAAIGYLAYKRFYVKDHRNKAMINLHIQKDNPKIVHAFDMEDLGDKAVYCRCWRSKKFPFCDGAHTKHNEETGDNVGPLIIKKKET